The Punica granatum isolate Tunisia-2019 chromosome 4, ASM765513v2, whole genome shotgun sequence genome has a window encoding:
- the LOC116202532 gene encoding O-fucosyltransferase 8 isoform X3, producing MLISSPFEALEILVLGSLMGRQGSPRSPRPGIQKPSLSSGCDPPPLGRRVPGGEWNKSAPTSGSKSEPAKVCVKGVYAGKRQNWLHRHLRTIVFTLGWIGLMFVFDSCMVSIVKYTLISKNASLPRESSESKEDGGINGGDRKPVIEMYSQLVNSASASLAKKVFEEEPASLWEEPYREASQWKPCAHRTLPSNHEGNAGESNGYIIVSANGGLNQQRVAICNAVAVASLLNATLVLPRFLYSNVWKDPSQFGDIYQEECFVKTLEDDIEIVKELPPALRFLNIEAIGSQITDADLDKEAKPVDYIRTVLPLLLKNGVVHFLGFGNRLGFDPLPFHLQRLRCKCNFHALKFTPKIQKVGALLVSRIRKFKAARSTMIDKQLLGNYAPIRNSLSPDGETSRYLALHLRFEEDMVAYSQCEFGGGESERKELQAYRESHFPLLMERLKNSKQVSPTELRMLGRCPLTPEEAALVLAGLGFKRSTHIYLAGSQVYGGESRMRPLTGLYPNLVTKETLLTPSELSPFRNFSSQLAALDFIVCATADVFAMTDSGSQLSSLVSGFRAYYGGGQAPTLRPNKKRLAAIMSENNTMDWNNFKYRVRKMIEEGQKVRARKFGRSIYRQPRCPECMCKSYY from the exons ATGCTGATTAGCAGCCCATTTGAGGCACTCGAGATATTGGTACTTGGTAGTTTAATGGGAAGGCAAGGATCACCTCGGAGTCCACGTCCCGGAATTCAAAAACCGAGCTTGTCATCGGGCTGTGATCCTCCTCCTCTCGGTAGAAGAGTGCCGGGAGGAGAATGGAATAAGAGTGCCCCAACCAGTGGATCCAAGAGCGAGCCTGCAAAAGTCTGTGTTAAGGGAGTTTATGCGGGAAAGAGGCAGAATTGGCTTCATAGGCATCTTAGGACTATCGTGTTTACACTCGGTTGGATAGGTCTAATGTTCGTGTTTGATTCATGCATGGTATCTATTGTCAAGTACACGTTGATTTCTAAAAATGCATCATTGCCAAGAGAATCAAGCGAGTCGAAG GAGGACGGAGGCATCAACGGCGGAGACAGAAAGCCAGTTATTGAGATGTACAGTCAGCTCGTAAATTCGGCATCTGCATCTCTTGCTAAG AAGGTGTTCGAGGAGGAGCCGGCTAGTTTGTGGGAGGAACCATATCGCGAGGCATCTCAGTGGAAACCTTGTGCTCATAGAACCCTCCCGAGCAACCATG AAGGAAATGCAGGTGAAAGCAATGGCTACATAATTGTTAGTGCTAATGGTGGGCTCAATCAACAAAGAGTCGCT ATTTGCAATGCTGTTGCTGTGGCATCTCTCCTCAATGCAACGCTAGTTCTTCCAAGATTTTTGTACAGCAATGTGTGGAAGGATCCAAG CCAATTCGGTGATATTTACCAGGAGGAATGCTTTGTCAAGACTTTGGAGGATGATATAGAAATCGTGAAGGAACTTCCACCTGCTCTTCGATTTCTCAATATTGAAGCAATTGGAAGTCAA ATTACTGATGCAGATCTCGATAAAGAGGCGAAGCCAGTTGATTACATCAGGACGGTTCTGCCTCTCCTGCTAAAGAATGGTGTGGTTCATTTCCTCGGATTTGGAAATCGTCTTGGGTTCGATCCACTTCCGTTCCATCTACAG AGATTAAGATGCAAATGTAATTTCCATGCTCTGAAGTTTACCCCGAAAATACAAAAAGTCGGTGCATTGCTAGTGAGTagaattagaaaatttaaGGCTGCAAGGAGTACTATGATAGACAAGCAATTGCTCGGAAACTATGCTCCGATCCGTAATAGCCTGAGCCCTGATGGAGAGACATCGAGATACCTTGCCCTGCACTTGAGATTCGAAGAGGACATGGTGGCATATTCCCAGTGTGAATTTGGTGGGGGAGAAAGCGAGAGGAAGGAACTTCAAGCCTATAGAGAATCCCACTTTCCCTTGCTCATGGAGCGATTGAAGAACTCGAA GCAAGTGTCACCGACAGAGCTGAGGATGTTGGGAAGATGTCCATTGACACCTGAAGAAGCAGCCCTCGTTCTAGCAGGTCTCGGGTTCAAGAGAAGCACCCACATCTACCTTGCGGGATCTCAGGTATATGGGGGAGAATCAAGGATGCGTCCCTTAACTGGACTTTACCCAAACTTGGTCACCAAGGAAACTCTTCTCACGCCGAGTGAGCTGTCCCCTTTCAGAAACTTCTCATCTCAGCTAGCAGCACTGGACTTCATTGTCTGTGCAACTGCGGACGTGTTTGCTATGACTGACTCGGGAAGTCAGCTGTCATCTCTCGTGTCGGGATTCCGGGCTTACTACGGGGGAGGCCAGGCTCCTACCCTTCGACCCAACAAGAAGAGGCtggcagcaatcatgtctgaGAACAACACCATGGATTGGAACAATTTCAAGTATCGAGTTAGAAAGATGATCGAGGAAGGCCAGAAGGTACGTGCAAGGAAGTTTGGTCGGAGCATCTACCGGCAGCCTAGGTGTCCGGAGTGCATGTGCAAGTCTTACTACTAA
- the LOC116202532 gene encoding O-fucosyltransferase 8 isoform X1, with amino-acid sequence MLISSPFEALEILVLGSLMGRQGSPRSPRPGIQKPSLSSGCDPPPLGRRVPGGEWNKSAPTSGSKSEPAKVCVKGVYAGKRQNWLHRHLRTIVFTLGWIGLMFVFDSCMVSIVKYTLISKNASLPRESSESKEDGGINGGDRKPVIEMYSQLVNSASASLAKKVFEEEPASLWEEPYREASQWKPCAHRTLPSNHEEGNAGESNGYIIVSANGGLNQQRVAICNAVAVASLLNATLVLPRFLYSNVWKDPSQFGDIYQEECFVKTLEDDIEIVKELPPALRFLNIEAIGSQITDADLDKEAKPVDYIRTVLPLLLKNGVVHFLGFGNRLGFDPLPFHLQRLRCKCNFHALKFTPKIQKVGALLVSRIRKFKAARSTMIDKQLLGNYAPIRNSLSPDGETSRYLALHLRFEEDMVAYSQCEFGGGESERKELQAYRESHFPLLMERLKNSKQVSPTELRMLGRCPLTPEEAALVLAGLGFKRSTHIYLAGSQVYGGESRMRPLTGLYPNLVTKETLLTPSELSPFRNFSSQLAALDFIVCATADVFAMTDSGSQLSSLVSGFRAYYGGGQAPTLRPNKKRLAAIMSENNTMDWNNFKYRVRKMIEEGQKVRARKFGRSIYRQPRCPECMCKSYY; translated from the exons ATGCTGATTAGCAGCCCATTTGAGGCACTCGAGATATTGGTACTTGGTAGTTTAATGGGAAGGCAAGGATCACCTCGGAGTCCACGTCCCGGAATTCAAAAACCGAGCTTGTCATCGGGCTGTGATCCTCCTCCTCTCGGTAGAAGAGTGCCGGGAGGAGAATGGAATAAGAGTGCCCCAACCAGTGGATCCAAGAGCGAGCCTGCAAAAGTCTGTGTTAAGGGAGTTTATGCGGGAAAGAGGCAGAATTGGCTTCATAGGCATCTTAGGACTATCGTGTTTACACTCGGTTGGATAGGTCTAATGTTCGTGTTTGATTCATGCATGGTATCTATTGTCAAGTACACGTTGATTTCTAAAAATGCATCATTGCCAAGAGAATCAAGCGAGTCGAAG GAGGACGGAGGCATCAACGGCGGAGACAGAAAGCCAGTTATTGAGATGTACAGTCAGCTCGTAAATTCGGCATCTGCATCTCTTGCTAAG AAGGTGTTCGAGGAGGAGCCGGCTAGTTTGTGGGAGGAACCATATCGCGAGGCATCTCAGTGGAAACCTTGTGCTCATAGAACCCTCCCGAGCAACCATG AAGAAGGAAATGCAGGTGAAAGCAATGGCTACATAATTGTTAGTGCTAATGGTGGGCTCAATCAACAAAGAGTCGCT ATTTGCAATGCTGTTGCTGTGGCATCTCTCCTCAATGCAACGCTAGTTCTTCCAAGATTTTTGTACAGCAATGTGTGGAAGGATCCAAG CCAATTCGGTGATATTTACCAGGAGGAATGCTTTGTCAAGACTTTGGAGGATGATATAGAAATCGTGAAGGAACTTCCACCTGCTCTTCGATTTCTCAATATTGAAGCAATTGGAAGTCAA ATTACTGATGCAGATCTCGATAAAGAGGCGAAGCCAGTTGATTACATCAGGACGGTTCTGCCTCTCCTGCTAAAGAATGGTGTGGTTCATTTCCTCGGATTTGGAAATCGTCTTGGGTTCGATCCACTTCCGTTCCATCTACAG AGATTAAGATGCAAATGTAATTTCCATGCTCTGAAGTTTACCCCGAAAATACAAAAAGTCGGTGCATTGCTAGTGAGTagaattagaaaatttaaGGCTGCAAGGAGTACTATGATAGACAAGCAATTGCTCGGAAACTATGCTCCGATCCGTAATAGCCTGAGCCCTGATGGAGAGACATCGAGATACCTTGCCCTGCACTTGAGATTCGAAGAGGACATGGTGGCATATTCCCAGTGTGAATTTGGTGGGGGAGAAAGCGAGAGGAAGGAACTTCAAGCCTATAGAGAATCCCACTTTCCCTTGCTCATGGAGCGATTGAAGAACTCGAA GCAAGTGTCACCGACAGAGCTGAGGATGTTGGGAAGATGTCCATTGACACCTGAAGAAGCAGCCCTCGTTCTAGCAGGTCTCGGGTTCAAGAGAAGCACCCACATCTACCTTGCGGGATCTCAGGTATATGGGGGAGAATCAAGGATGCGTCCCTTAACTGGACTTTACCCAAACTTGGTCACCAAGGAAACTCTTCTCACGCCGAGTGAGCTGTCCCCTTTCAGAAACTTCTCATCTCAGCTAGCAGCACTGGACTTCATTGTCTGTGCAACTGCGGACGTGTTTGCTATGACTGACTCGGGAAGTCAGCTGTCATCTCTCGTGTCGGGATTCCGGGCTTACTACGGGGGAGGCCAGGCTCCTACCCTTCGACCCAACAAGAAGAGGCtggcagcaatcatgtctgaGAACAACACCATGGATTGGAACAATTTCAAGTATCGAGTTAGAAAGATGATCGAGGAAGGCCAGAAGGTACGTGCAAGGAAGTTTGGTCGGAGCATCTACCGGCAGCCTAGGTGTCCGGAGTGCATGTGCAAGTCTTACTACTAA
- the LOC116202532 gene encoding O-fucosyltransferase 8 isoform X4 produces the protein MLISSPFEALEILVLGSLMGRQGSPRSPRPGIQKPSLSSGCDPPPLGRRVPGGEWNKSAPTSGSKSEPAKVCVKGVYAGKRQNWLHRHLRTIVFTLGWIGLMFVFDSCMVSIVKYTLISKNASLPRESSESKEDGGINGGDRKPVIEMYSQLVNSASASLAKVFEEEPASLWEEPYREASQWKPCAHRTLPSNHEGNAGESNGYIIVSANGGLNQQRVAICNAVAVASLLNATLVLPRFLYSNVWKDPSQFGDIYQEECFVKTLEDDIEIVKELPPALRFLNIEAIGSQITDADLDKEAKPVDYIRTVLPLLLKNGVVHFLGFGNRLGFDPLPFHLQRLRCKCNFHALKFTPKIQKVGALLVSRIRKFKAARSTMIDKQLLGNYAPIRNSLSPDGETSRYLALHLRFEEDMVAYSQCEFGGGESERKELQAYRESHFPLLMERLKNSKQVSPTELRMLGRCPLTPEEAALVLAGLGFKRSTHIYLAGSQVYGGESRMRPLTGLYPNLVTKETLLTPSELSPFRNFSSQLAALDFIVCATADVFAMTDSGSQLSSLVSGFRAYYGGGQAPTLRPNKKRLAAIMSENNTMDWNNFKYRVRKMIEEGQKVRARKFGRSIYRQPRCPECMCKSYY, from the exons ATGCTGATTAGCAGCCCATTTGAGGCACTCGAGATATTGGTACTTGGTAGTTTAATGGGAAGGCAAGGATCACCTCGGAGTCCACGTCCCGGAATTCAAAAACCGAGCTTGTCATCGGGCTGTGATCCTCCTCCTCTCGGTAGAAGAGTGCCGGGAGGAGAATGGAATAAGAGTGCCCCAACCAGTGGATCCAAGAGCGAGCCTGCAAAAGTCTGTGTTAAGGGAGTTTATGCGGGAAAGAGGCAGAATTGGCTTCATAGGCATCTTAGGACTATCGTGTTTACACTCGGTTGGATAGGTCTAATGTTCGTGTTTGATTCATGCATGGTATCTATTGTCAAGTACACGTTGATTTCTAAAAATGCATCATTGCCAAGAGAATCAAGCGAGTCGAAG GAGGACGGAGGCATCAACGGCGGAGACAGAAAGCCAGTTATTGAGATGTACAGTCAGCTCGTAAATTCGGCATCTGCATCTCTTGCTAAG GTGTTCGAGGAGGAGCCGGCTAGTTTGTGGGAGGAACCATATCGCGAGGCATCTCAGTGGAAACCTTGTGCTCATAGAACCCTCCCGAGCAACCATG AAGGAAATGCAGGTGAAAGCAATGGCTACATAATTGTTAGTGCTAATGGTGGGCTCAATCAACAAAGAGTCGCT ATTTGCAATGCTGTTGCTGTGGCATCTCTCCTCAATGCAACGCTAGTTCTTCCAAGATTTTTGTACAGCAATGTGTGGAAGGATCCAAG CCAATTCGGTGATATTTACCAGGAGGAATGCTTTGTCAAGACTTTGGAGGATGATATAGAAATCGTGAAGGAACTTCCACCTGCTCTTCGATTTCTCAATATTGAAGCAATTGGAAGTCAA ATTACTGATGCAGATCTCGATAAAGAGGCGAAGCCAGTTGATTACATCAGGACGGTTCTGCCTCTCCTGCTAAAGAATGGTGTGGTTCATTTCCTCGGATTTGGAAATCGTCTTGGGTTCGATCCACTTCCGTTCCATCTACAG AGATTAAGATGCAAATGTAATTTCCATGCTCTGAAGTTTACCCCGAAAATACAAAAAGTCGGTGCATTGCTAGTGAGTagaattagaaaatttaaGGCTGCAAGGAGTACTATGATAGACAAGCAATTGCTCGGAAACTATGCTCCGATCCGTAATAGCCTGAGCCCTGATGGAGAGACATCGAGATACCTTGCCCTGCACTTGAGATTCGAAGAGGACATGGTGGCATATTCCCAGTGTGAATTTGGTGGGGGAGAAAGCGAGAGGAAGGAACTTCAAGCCTATAGAGAATCCCACTTTCCCTTGCTCATGGAGCGATTGAAGAACTCGAA GCAAGTGTCACCGACAGAGCTGAGGATGTTGGGAAGATGTCCATTGACACCTGAAGAAGCAGCCCTCGTTCTAGCAGGTCTCGGGTTCAAGAGAAGCACCCACATCTACCTTGCGGGATCTCAGGTATATGGGGGAGAATCAAGGATGCGTCCCTTAACTGGACTTTACCCAAACTTGGTCACCAAGGAAACTCTTCTCACGCCGAGTGAGCTGTCCCCTTTCAGAAACTTCTCATCTCAGCTAGCAGCACTGGACTTCATTGTCTGTGCAACTGCGGACGTGTTTGCTATGACTGACTCGGGAAGTCAGCTGTCATCTCTCGTGTCGGGATTCCGGGCTTACTACGGGGGAGGCCAGGCTCCTACCCTTCGACCCAACAAGAAGAGGCtggcagcaatcatgtctgaGAACAACACCATGGATTGGAACAATTTCAAGTATCGAGTTAGAAAGATGATCGAGGAAGGCCAGAAGGTACGTGCAAGGAAGTTTGGTCGGAGCATCTACCGGCAGCCTAGGTGTCCGGAGTGCATGTGCAAGTCTTACTACTAA
- the LOC116202532 gene encoding O-fucosyltransferase 8 isoform X2 translates to MLISSPFEALEILVLGSLMGRQGSPRSPRPGIQKPSLSSGCDPPPLGRRVPGGEWNKSAPTSGSKSEPAKVCVKGVYAGKRQNWLHRHLRTIVFTLGWIGLMFVFDSCMVSIVKYTLISKNASLPRESSESKEDGGINGGDRKPVIEMYSQLVNSASASLAKVFEEEPASLWEEPYREASQWKPCAHRTLPSNHEEGNAGESNGYIIVSANGGLNQQRVAICNAVAVASLLNATLVLPRFLYSNVWKDPSQFGDIYQEECFVKTLEDDIEIVKELPPALRFLNIEAIGSQITDADLDKEAKPVDYIRTVLPLLLKNGVVHFLGFGNRLGFDPLPFHLQRLRCKCNFHALKFTPKIQKVGALLVSRIRKFKAARSTMIDKQLLGNYAPIRNSLSPDGETSRYLALHLRFEEDMVAYSQCEFGGGESERKELQAYRESHFPLLMERLKNSKQVSPTELRMLGRCPLTPEEAALVLAGLGFKRSTHIYLAGSQVYGGESRMRPLTGLYPNLVTKETLLTPSELSPFRNFSSQLAALDFIVCATADVFAMTDSGSQLSSLVSGFRAYYGGGQAPTLRPNKKRLAAIMSENNTMDWNNFKYRVRKMIEEGQKVRARKFGRSIYRQPRCPECMCKSYY, encoded by the exons ATGCTGATTAGCAGCCCATTTGAGGCACTCGAGATATTGGTACTTGGTAGTTTAATGGGAAGGCAAGGATCACCTCGGAGTCCACGTCCCGGAATTCAAAAACCGAGCTTGTCATCGGGCTGTGATCCTCCTCCTCTCGGTAGAAGAGTGCCGGGAGGAGAATGGAATAAGAGTGCCCCAACCAGTGGATCCAAGAGCGAGCCTGCAAAAGTCTGTGTTAAGGGAGTTTATGCGGGAAAGAGGCAGAATTGGCTTCATAGGCATCTTAGGACTATCGTGTTTACACTCGGTTGGATAGGTCTAATGTTCGTGTTTGATTCATGCATGGTATCTATTGTCAAGTACACGTTGATTTCTAAAAATGCATCATTGCCAAGAGAATCAAGCGAGTCGAAG GAGGACGGAGGCATCAACGGCGGAGACAGAAAGCCAGTTATTGAGATGTACAGTCAGCTCGTAAATTCGGCATCTGCATCTCTTGCTAAG GTGTTCGAGGAGGAGCCGGCTAGTTTGTGGGAGGAACCATATCGCGAGGCATCTCAGTGGAAACCTTGTGCTCATAGAACCCTCCCGAGCAACCATG AAGAAGGAAATGCAGGTGAAAGCAATGGCTACATAATTGTTAGTGCTAATGGTGGGCTCAATCAACAAAGAGTCGCT ATTTGCAATGCTGTTGCTGTGGCATCTCTCCTCAATGCAACGCTAGTTCTTCCAAGATTTTTGTACAGCAATGTGTGGAAGGATCCAAG CCAATTCGGTGATATTTACCAGGAGGAATGCTTTGTCAAGACTTTGGAGGATGATATAGAAATCGTGAAGGAACTTCCACCTGCTCTTCGATTTCTCAATATTGAAGCAATTGGAAGTCAA ATTACTGATGCAGATCTCGATAAAGAGGCGAAGCCAGTTGATTACATCAGGACGGTTCTGCCTCTCCTGCTAAAGAATGGTGTGGTTCATTTCCTCGGATTTGGAAATCGTCTTGGGTTCGATCCACTTCCGTTCCATCTACAG AGATTAAGATGCAAATGTAATTTCCATGCTCTGAAGTTTACCCCGAAAATACAAAAAGTCGGTGCATTGCTAGTGAGTagaattagaaaatttaaGGCTGCAAGGAGTACTATGATAGACAAGCAATTGCTCGGAAACTATGCTCCGATCCGTAATAGCCTGAGCCCTGATGGAGAGACATCGAGATACCTTGCCCTGCACTTGAGATTCGAAGAGGACATGGTGGCATATTCCCAGTGTGAATTTGGTGGGGGAGAAAGCGAGAGGAAGGAACTTCAAGCCTATAGAGAATCCCACTTTCCCTTGCTCATGGAGCGATTGAAGAACTCGAA GCAAGTGTCACCGACAGAGCTGAGGATGTTGGGAAGATGTCCATTGACACCTGAAGAAGCAGCCCTCGTTCTAGCAGGTCTCGGGTTCAAGAGAAGCACCCACATCTACCTTGCGGGATCTCAGGTATATGGGGGAGAATCAAGGATGCGTCCCTTAACTGGACTTTACCCAAACTTGGTCACCAAGGAAACTCTTCTCACGCCGAGTGAGCTGTCCCCTTTCAGAAACTTCTCATCTCAGCTAGCAGCACTGGACTTCATTGTCTGTGCAACTGCGGACGTGTTTGCTATGACTGACTCGGGAAGTCAGCTGTCATCTCTCGTGTCGGGATTCCGGGCTTACTACGGGGGAGGCCAGGCTCCTACCCTTCGACCCAACAAGAAGAGGCtggcagcaatcatgtctgaGAACAACACCATGGATTGGAACAATTTCAAGTATCGAGTTAGAAAGATGATCGAGGAAGGCCAGAAGGTACGTGCAAGGAAGTTTGGTCGGAGCATCTACCGGCAGCCTAGGTGTCCGGAGTGCATGTGCAAGTCTTACTACTAA
- the LOC116204576 gene encoding MLP-like protein 329 produces the protein MGLRGKLAAEIEIKSSAEAYFKRLKDELHHLPDAASNVHGVEVHEGDFKTHGSIKSWTYTLDGRTEVFKERFEIDEKNMSVSMVAVDGHILQRYKSYKLIYKVIPKTGNEPPAVRVTLDYEKHKETDADPHKEMEFMISMMKDIDKHLLGQ, from the exons ATGGGGCTAAGAGGGAAATTGGCTGCTGAAATAGAGATAAAATCTTCAGCTGAAGCTTATTTCAAACGACTCAAGGATGAACTTCACCATCTCCCCGATGCTGCCTCCAATGTGCATGGGGTTGAAGTCCATGAAGGCGACTTTAAAACTCATGGCTCCATCAAGTCCTGGACTTACACTCTTG ATGGACGAACAGAGGTTTTCAAGGAGAGGTTCGAAATAGATGAGAAGAACATGTCGGTGTCAATGGTGGCCGTGGATGGGCACATCCTCCAGCGGTACAAGAGCTACAAGCTCATATACAAGGTTATCCCGAAGACCGGCAATGAGCCTCCGGCGGTGAGAGTTACCCTTGATTATGAAAAACATAAGGAGACTGATGCTGATCCGCACAAGGAGATGGAATTCATGATCTCTATGATGAAAGATATTGACAAGCACCTCCTTGGccagtaa
- the LOC116204575 gene encoding MLP-like protein 328 isoform X1 yields the protein MGLRGKLAAEIEIKSSAEAYFKRLKDELHHLPDAASGVHGVEVHEGDFKTHGSVKSWTYTLGNEEVLWTSGALDLPHTVLWLSDPSYGRTEIFKERFEIDERDMTVSMVAVDGHILQRYKSYKVIYKVIPKTGTEPAAVRVTLDYEKHKEIDADPHKEMEFMISMMKDIDKHLLGQ from the exons ATGGGGCTAAGGGGGAAATTGGCTGCTGAAATAGAGATAAAATCTTCAGCCGAAGCTTACTTCAAACGTCTGAAGGACGAACTTCACCATCTCCCTGATGCTGCCTCTGGTGTGCACGGAGTTGAAGTCCATGAAGGCGACTTTAAAACTCATGGCTCCGTCAAGTCCTGGACTTACACTCTTG GTAACGAGGAAGTTCTTTGGACCTCCGGGGCACTGGACCTCCCCCATACTGTGTTATGGCTGTccgatccatcat ATGGAAGGACAGAGATTTTCAAAGAGAGGTTCGAAATAGATGAGAGGGACATGACGGTGTCAATGGTGGCCGTGGATGGGCATATCCTCCAGCGGTACAAGAGCTACAAGGTCATATACAAGGTCATCCCGAAGACCGGCACTGAGCCTGCGGCGGTGAGAGTTACCCTTGATTATGAAAAACATAAGGAGATTGATGCTGATCCGCACAAGGAGATGGAATTCATGATCTCTATGATGAAAGATATCGACAAGCACCTCCTAGGCcagtaa
- the LOC116204575 gene encoding MLP-like protein 328 isoform X2, which produces MGLRGKLAAEIEIKSSAEAYFKRLKDELHHLPDAASGVHGVEVHEGDFKTHGSVKSWTYTLDGRTEIFKERFEIDERDMTVSMVAVDGHILQRYKSYKVIYKVIPKTGTEPAAVRVTLDYEKHKEIDADPHKEMEFMISMMKDIDKHLLGQ; this is translated from the exons ATGGGGCTAAGGGGGAAATTGGCTGCTGAAATAGAGATAAAATCTTCAGCCGAAGCTTACTTCAAACGTCTGAAGGACGAACTTCACCATCTCCCTGATGCTGCCTCTGGTGTGCACGGAGTTGAAGTCCATGAAGGCGACTTTAAAACTCATGGCTCCGTCAAGTCCTGGACTTACACTCTTG ATGGAAGGACAGAGATTTTCAAAGAGAGGTTCGAAATAGATGAGAGGGACATGACGGTGTCAATGGTGGCCGTGGATGGGCATATCCTCCAGCGGTACAAGAGCTACAAGGTCATATACAAGGTCATCCCGAAGACCGGCACTGAGCCTGCGGCGGTGAGAGTTACCCTTGATTATGAAAAACATAAGGAGATTGATGCTGATCCGCACAAGGAGATGGAATTCATGATCTCTATGATGAAAGATATCGACAAGCACCTCCTAGGCcagtaa